A part of Crassostrea angulata isolate pt1a10 chromosome 5, ASM2561291v2, whole genome shotgun sequence genomic DNA contains:
- the LOC128183213 gene encoding dehydrogenase/reductase SDR family member 6-like: MGRLDGKIAVLTAAGQGIGRATALAFAREGAKVIATDINADLLKKLAEDCPGIETRVLDVTKTEDVKAFAATVEKIDILFNVAGYVHHGTILETDEKAWDFSFDLNVKSMWRMCTQFLPKMKQQKSGAILNMSSVASSIHGAPNRCVYGSTKAAVIGLSRGIAADFVGDNIRCNSICPGTIDTPSLQGRIEAQADPQKARKDFEARQKTGRFGTPEEVANLVVYLASDEAVYVTGKEYVIDGGWSI; encoded by the exons ATGGGAAGATTAGACGGGAAAATAGCTGTGCTCACAGCAGCAGGGCAGGGAATAGGTAGAGCCACAGCTTTG GCTTTTGCTAGAGAGGGCGCAAAAGTAATTGCAACCGACATTAATGCAGATTTGTTAAAGAAATTAGCAGAAGACTGTCCAG GAATTGAAACTAGAGTTCTTGATGTGACAAAAACAGAAGATGTCAAAGCTTTTGCTGCCACTGTGGAGAAGATAGACATTCTGTTTAATGTCGCTGG GTATGTTCATCATGGAACAATACTTGAGACTGATGAAAAAGCCTGGGACTTCTCCTTTGATTTGAATGTCAAAAGCATGTGGAGAATGTGTACCCAGTTTCTTCCAAAG atgaAGCAGCAGAAGTCTGGAGCCATTCTCAACATGTCATCTGTGGCCTCTAGTATACATG GTGCCCCTAATCGGTGTGTGTATGGGTCCACTAAAGCTGCTGTGATTGGTCTGAGTAGAGGTATAGCTGCCGACTTTGTGGGGGACAACATCAGGTGTAATTCTATTTGTCCAG GTACAATTGACACTCCTTCCCTACAAGGTCGCATAGAAGCACAGGCAGATCCCCAAAAG gCAAGAAAGGACTTTGAAGCAAGACAGAAAACGGGCCGGTTTGGGACCCCAGAGGAAGTGGCTAACCTGGTGGTATATCTAGCATCGGATGAG GCTGTGTATGTAACAGGAAAAGAGTATGTCATTGATGGTGGATGGAGTATTTAG